In the Peptoclostridium acidaminophilum DSM 3953 genome, one interval contains:
- a CDS encoding PIN/TRAM domain-containing protein has translation MIGRIIRGLAALIGITVGVALYFYIVKFFPALIQDSQIYKMLGAAISGVIMGIIFFVVSPWLIKEGKDMANWIEAEMSKLPPMEIIIGSIGLIIGLLIAYLVSQLLIQISVPVIGSTLAAAVYIFMGYVGMNLGRRMVNKNKEELFNLAGVISKLSAKEKEAKDKEKQASGATPKILDTSVIIDGRILDICKTGFIEGKLIVPVCVLEELRHIADSSDDLKRVRGRRGLDILNSLQKETDVEVEIFEKDFEDSMEVDSRLLKVTELLGGKVLTNDYNLNKVAQFQGVKVLNINELANAVKPVAIPGEQMTVQIVKEGKESGQGVAYLDDGTMIVVEGGKRYMSKTIVVIVTSVLQTAAGRMIFARPNE, from the coding sequence TTGATAGGAAGGATAATAAGGGGGCTTGCGGCGCTTATAGGTATAACTGTGGGAGTTGCCTTGTATTTTTACATTGTGAAATTTTTTCCTGCACTCATACAAGATTCGCAAATATATAAGATGCTTGGAGCGGCAATTTCAGGCGTTATAATGGGAATTATATTTTTCGTGGTATCTCCATGGCTCATAAAAGAGGGCAAGGACATGGCAAACTGGATTGAGGCGGAAATGTCAAAGCTTCCTCCAATGGAGATAATAATAGGCTCAATAGGACTTATAATAGGGCTTCTGATAGCGTACCTTGTAAGCCAGTTGCTTATCCAAATATCAGTGCCGGTGATAGGATCGACGCTCGCCGCGGCGGTATACATTTTCATGGGATATGTGGGCATGAACCTTGGACGAAGAATGGTTAACAAGAACAAGGAGGAGCTTTTCAACCTGGCTGGGGTGATAAGCAAGCTCAGCGCCAAGGAAAAGGAGGCAAAGGATAAGGAAAAACAGGCATCCGGAGCCACTCCTAAAATACTCGACACAAGCGTCATAATAGACGGAAGGATACTCGATATTTGCAAGACTGGATTTATAGAAGGCAAGCTCATAGTTCCGGTATGCGTTCTAGAGGAGCTAAGGCATATTGCCGATTCTTCGGATGATCTAAAGCGTGTAAGAGGCAGAAGAGGACTTGACATACTAAACAGCCTTCAAAAGGAGACTGACGTCGAGGTTGAGATATTCGAAAAGGATTTTGAGGATTCAATGGAGGTTGACAGCAGGCTGCTCAAGGTTACAGAACTCCTTGGAGGCAAGGTGCTGACAAACGACTACAACCTCAACAAGGTGGCGCAGTTCCAGGGCGTAAAGGTGCTCAACATCAACGAGCTGGCAAATGCGGTTAAGCCTGTGGCGATCCCGGGAGAGCAAATGACTGTCCAGATTGTAAAGGAAGGCAAGGAATCTGGTCAGGGAGTGGCATATCTTGACGATGGCACCATGATAGTAGTAGAGGGCGGCAAAAGATACATGTCAAAGACGATTGTGGTAATTGTAACTTCGGTGTTGCAGACTGCAGCGGGAAGAATGATATTTGCAAGGCCAAATGAATAA
- a CDS encoding DUF2157 domain-containing protein: MDKRHLNKKEYDLIEKEVGYYAENGIINNAQREEIISLYSIGRDLNFVRILVTVGSILIGLGFLSFVASNWKRLDEFMKFAIMFGAFMASMGAAYKLEENHFRIGRSIIYISALVYGAGIFLVGQTFNLGGHFTSAFLMWGIGILPMAVLFSDKLLFIFSHILFIVYLNGLYGYYTFPYLMVLILPLLYYLDRYLGNSKIGTFFTNVLLINSIITMGYKFNFEGVYTGILVFAAGAAMYLFCKRDYNPGVFRVSGLITMGLSGIFLTYKEVWQELSYVGRPEELAIAIGIMLILAFLWLTSKGNITALVFVCLIILRYYFDALYDFMPKSLFFTGGGLILIGFGYYFERMRRRDAENGQNE, encoded by the coding sequence ATGGACAAGCGACACTTGAATAAAAAGGAATACGACCTCATAGAGAAAGAAGTGGGTTATTACGCTGAAAATGGCATTATAAACAATGCGCAAAGAGAAGAGATAATCTCGCTCTACAGCATAGGGAGGGATTTGAACTTTGTAAGGATACTTGTGACAGTGGGCTCTATACTCATAGGCTTGGGATTCCTGTCTTTCGTTGCAAGCAACTGGAAGAGGCTTGACGAATTCATGAAGTTTGCCATAATGTTTGGCGCATTCATGGCGTCAATGGGGGCTGCATACAAGCTTGAAGAAAACCACTTCAGAATAGGAAGGAGCATAATATACATTTCGGCGCTCGTATACGGTGCGGGGATATTCCTTGTAGGGCAGACATTCAACCTTGGGGGACATTTCACGAGTGCATTCCTAATGTGGGGTATAGGGATACTGCCAATGGCGGTGCTTTTTTCAGACAAGCTGCTTTTCATATTTTCGCACATACTCTTTATTGTATATCTGAATGGACTTTATGGATACTATACGTTTCCGTATCTGATGGTGCTTATATTACCTTTGCTCTATTACCTGGACAGATATTTGGGCAATTCAAAAATCGGAACATTCTTTACAAATGTGCTCCTGATAAACTCCATTATAACTATGGGGTATAAATTCAATTTTGAAGGTGTATATACAGGTATTTTAGTGTTTGCGGCGGGTGCAGCCATGTACCTTTTCTGCAAAAGAGACTACAATCCCGGCGTATTCAGGGTATCAGGCCTTATAACAATGGGGCTTTCGGGTATATTCCTGACGTACAAGGAGGTATGGCAGGAGCTTTCATATGTTGGCAGACCTGAAGAGTTAGCCATTGCAATAGGCATAATGCTTATACTGGCATTTTTGTGGCTGACATCAAAGGGCAATATAACGGCGCTTGTGTTTGTCTGTTTGATAATACTGCGATACTATTTTGATGCACTCTACGATTTCATGCCCAAGTCACTTTTCTTCACAGGCGGAGGGCTCATACTCATTGGCTTTGGATATTATTTTGAAAGAATGAGAAGGAGAGATGCAGAAAATGGACAGAATGAGTAA
- a CDS encoding GDYXXLXY domain-containing protein has product MDRMSKNKRYLLAAAVPIIILLCMLAVPLSVRFMGTDILVETEPYDPRDIFMGDYVYLSYKISQVDIDKFPEELIREKDVKKLEKFRGHPIYVLLKKDGKFHVVDKVLLEKPSEGIYLRSRLEDMYVFIYRAENLDRLGRIPQYTTKEELDYYTKVYLDYNMERYYVSENTGKKLEAMSRAGALVARVKVYKGYHLLEELFPEETMNGAAVQY; this is encoded by the coding sequence ATGGACAGAATGAGTAAAAACAAAAGATACCTGCTTGCAGCAGCCGTGCCGATAATAATTCTGCTCTGCATGCTAGCGGTCCCTCTTTCGGTAAGGTTCATGGGAACGGATATTCTCGTCGAAACGGAGCCATACGATCCAAGGGACATATTCATGGGCGATTATGTATATCTGAGCTACAAGATATCACAGGTAGATATAGATAAATTTCCGGAAGAGCTTATCAGGGAAAAAGACGTTAAAAAGCTGGAAAAATTCAGGGGGCATCCAATATATGTGCTGCTCAAAAAGGACGGAAAATTCCATGTGGTAGACAAGGTGCTGCTCGAGAAGCCCAGTGAAGGAATATATCTAAGAAGCAGGCTCGAGGACATGTATGTTTTCATATATAGGGCTGAAAATCTCGACAGGCTTGGGCGCATTCCACAGTATACAACAAAGGAAGAATTGGATTATTATACCAAGGTATATCTTGATTACAATATGGAAAGATACTATGTATCTGAAAACACCGGCAAGAAGCTGGAAGCCATGTCAAGAGCGGGAGCGCTTGTGGCAAGGGTAAAGGTATACAAGGGATATCATCTGCTGGAAGAACTATTCCCTGAAGAGACAATGAACGGAGCAGCCGTGCAGTATTGA
- the plsY gene encoding glycerol-3-phosphate 1-O-acyltransferase PlsY, which translates to MELLAIVISLALSFILGSIPSGYLIVKKFKGIDIRKVGSGNIGSTNVKRGAGKGFSIATQAADVIKGAVAVLVAMGFYKFFDIGMDRNFFLAMNAFVAILGHDYTPFLGFNGGKGVNTTLGAFVLIEPIAVFTGVALYFVLAKVTKIVSIRSMSLGVTLFLVTLIKGSPFGNVIFTLLAALLMLYRHEENIKRLIRGEEK; encoded by the coding sequence ATGGAGTTATTGGCAATTGTAATATCATTGGCGCTTTCGTTCATACTGGGTTCGATACCCAGCGGCTATTTGATAGTGAAAAAATTCAAGGGAATCGACATAAGAAAGGTGGGCAGCGGCAACATAGGCTCTACAAATGTAAAGCGGGGTGCCGGAAAAGGCTTCTCGATTGCAACACAGGCCGCCGATGTTATCAAGGGCGCCGTTGCCGTTCTTGTGGCCATGGGGTTTTACAAATTTTTCGATATAGGCATGGACAGGAATTTTTTCCTGGCTATGAATGCGTTCGTGGCAATACTAGGGCATGACTACACGCCTTTTTTGGGATTCAACGGAGGCAAAGGCGTGAACACTACTTTGGGCGCATTCGTGCTCATTGAGCCGATAGCGGTGTTTACGGGGGTTGCACTATACTTTGTGCTTGCCAAGGTTACAAAGATAGTTTCAATCCGTTCGATGAGCCTTGGAGTAACACTGTTTCTAGTTACTTTAATAAAGGGTAGTCCTTTCGGAAACGTAATATTCACTCTGCTTGCGGCGTTGCTTATGCTCTACAGGCATGAGGAAAATATAAAAAGACTTATTCGTGGAGAGGAAAAGTAG
- the ispD gene encoding 2-C-methyl-D-erythritol 4-phosphate cytidylyltransferase produces the protein MNSVVIVGAGKGKRMKSDINKVYLRVAGKPVLQLTIEKFMSMDEIDELVVVISRDDEEIFGEMQRSIYISKPLKIAYGGAERRDSVYNGLRLVDTACDVVLIHDAARPLVDKADAIKSIECARENGACALAVRVKDTVKIADDEGFVESTPERDKLWAVQTPQTFKYKLIMEAYRRSIEEGLMATDDCMMAESAGFRVKLVEGSYENIKITTPEDMLFAKEILKRM, from the coding sequence GTGAACAGTGTTGTGATTGTAGGTGCGGGCAAGGGAAAGAGAATGAAAAGCGACATCAACAAGGTCTATCTGAGAGTCGCCGGCAAGCCCGTGCTGCAGCTTACCATAGAAAAATTCATGTCAATGGACGAGATAGACGAGCTTGTCGTTGTAATATCAAGAGACGACGAGGAAATCTTTGGAGAAATGCAAAGAAGCATTTATATTTCAAAGCCCCTCAAGATTGCATATGGCGGGGCTGAGAGACGGGATTCTGTATACAACGGCCTGAGACTAGTCGACACTGCATGTGATGTAGTGTTGATACACGACGCGGCAAGGCCGCTTGTAGATAAGGCGGACGCAATAAAGAGCATAGAGTGCGCACGGGAAAATGGAGCATGCGCACTTGCCGTGCGAGTCAAGGATACCGTAAAGATAGCAGACGATGAGGGCTTTGTGGAGTCAACTCCTGAGCGTGATAAACTGTGGGCCGTGCAGACGCCACAGACCTTCAAATACAAGCTCATAATGGAAGCATATAGAAGGTCCATTGAAGAAGGTCTGATGGCAACGGACGATTGCATGATGGCCGAAAGCGCAGGCTTTAGGGTGAAGCTTGTAGAAGGCTCGTATGAAAACATAAAGATTACAACGCCAGAGGACATGCTTTTTGCAAAAGAGATACTAAAGAGGATGTGA
- the ispF gene encoding 2-C-methyl-D-erythritol 2,4-cyclodiphosphate synthase, with amino-acid sequence MRVGIGYDVHVLTEGRKLIIGGEEIEFEKGLLGHSDADVLVHAIIDALLGAAALGDIGSHFPDSDMAYKGISSMELLRHVARTIEGSGYSVQNVDSTVIAQRPKLRPYIDSMRKNIAAALSIDIGRVSVKATTSEGLGFEGRQEGISAQAVALLTHRGI; translated from the coding sequence GTGAGAGTAGGCATAGGCTATGATGTGCACGTACTTACGGAGGGAAGAAAGCTGATAATCGGTGGCGAGGAGATAGAGTTTGAAAAAGGCCTGCTCGGCCATTCAGATGCGGATGTGCTTGTGCACGCTATAATAGACGCATTGCTTGGCGCGGCGGCTCTTGGCGATATAGGAAGCCACTTTCCCGATTCAGACATGGCGTACAAGGGCATAAGCAGCATGGAGCTGCTAAGGCATGTTGCGCGCACCATAGAGGGCAGTGGCTACAGTGTGCAGAATGTAGATTCAACCGTTATAGCTCAAAGGCCAAAGCTAAGGCCGTATATAGACAGCATGAGAAAAAACATTGCAGCCGCGCTTTCGATAGATATCGGCAGAGTGAGCGTCAAGGCCACCACCTCAGAGGGTCTTGGTTTTGAAGGCAGGCAGGAGGGCATATCGGCACAGGCGGTGGCGCTGTTGACACACAGGGGTATTTAG
- the proS gene encoding proline--tRNA ligase: protein MSKKNEKQFVEDITPMEVDFPRWYTDVITKTDLVDYSPVKGFMVIKPYGYALWEGIQQYADRRFKETGHKNCYFPLLIPESLLKKEEEHVEGFAPEVAWVTHGGEEELAERLCVRPTSETIICHMYAKWLNSYRDLPYLYNQWCSVVRWEKSTRPFLRTSEFLWQEGHTLHETYEEAQQETLQMLGIYKELCEELLAIPVVCGRKSDKEKFAGAEATYTIEALMHDGKALQSGTSHFLGQHFSKAFEIQYSDRDGNLANPYHTSWGISTRLIGGVIMVHGDNRGLVLPPRLAPIQVVIVPIAAHKGNVMETVDRVFDELKAAGIRVEVDDRPNYSPGWKFNEWEMKGVPVRLEIGPKDIEKGQATVCRRDNLEKSQLELENITESIKSLLDNVHESMLANALKMREEKTSVASDMEELKKVLEEKPGFVKAMWCGDRACEDKIKEETGATIRCMPFEQEQLSDRCICCGEKADKMVYLAKAY, encoded by the coding sequence ATGAGCAAGAAGAATGAAAAGCAGTTTGTTGAAGACATAACACCTATGGAGGTGGATTTTCCAAGGTGGTATACGGACGTTATAACAAAGACAGACCTTGTGGACTATTCACCGGTGAAGGGCTTCATGGTTATAAAGCCTTACGGCTATGCGCTTTGGGAAGGAATACAGCAGTATGCAGACAGAAGATTCAAAGAGACAGGGCACAAGAATTGCTACTTCCCGCTGCTTATACCTGAGAGCCTTTTGAAGAAGGAAGAGGAGCACGTTGAAGGTTTTGCTCCAGAGGTGGCCTGGGTTACTCACGGAGGAGAAGAGGAGCTTGCTGAAAGGCTTTGCGTAAGGCCTACGTCAGAGACTATAATATGCCATATGTATGCCAAATGGCTCAACTCATACAGAGATCTGCCATACCTGTACAATCAGTGGTGCTCTGTCGTCAGATGGGAAAAGAGCACAAGGCCGTTCCTTAGAACCTCTGAATTCCTCTGGCAGGAAGGCCACACGCTTCATGAGACATATGAAGAGGCCCAGCAGGAAACGCTTCAGATGCTCGGAATATACAAGGAGCTTTGCGAGGAACTCCTGGCAATACCTGTCGTATGCGGAAGAAAAAGCGACAAGGAGAAGTTCGCAGGAGCCGAGGCGACATATACAATAGAGGCTCTTATGCATGACGGAAAGGCGCTTCAGTCGGGAACGAGCCATTTCCTTGGACAGCATTTCTCGAAGGCGTTTGAAATACAGTATTCAGACAGGGACGGCAATCTGGCCAATCCATACCATACGTCATGGGGAATATCAACAAGGCTAATAGGCGGAGTCATAATGGTTCACGGTGACAACAGGGGACTTGTGCTGCCTCCGAGGCTGGCGCCTATACAGGTCGTTATAGTGCCAATAGCTGCTCACAAGGGCAATGTAATGGAGACTGTAGACCGCGTGTTTGACGAGCTCAAGGCCGCGGGAATAAGGGTGGAAGTCGATGACAGGCCTAACTACAGCCCTGGTTGGAAGTTCAACGAGTGGGAAATGAAGGGTGTGCCTGTAAGGCTTGAGATAGGGCCTAAGGACATAGAAAAGGGTCAGGCGACAGTGTGCAGAAGGGACAACCTGGAAAAGAGCCAGCTTGAGCTTGAGAACATAACAGAGAGTATAAAGTCGTTGCTTGATAATGTGCATGAGAGCATGCTGGCAAATGCCCTGAAAATGAGGGAAGAAAAGACAAGCGTGGCAAGCGACATGGAGGAACTCAAGAAGGTGCTTGAAGAAAAGCCGGGTTTTGTAAAAGCCATGTGGTGCGGAGACAGGGCCTGCGAGGACAAGATAAAAGAAGAGACGGGAGCCACAATAAGGTGCATGCCTTTCGAGCAGGAACAACTATCCGACAGATGCATATGCTGCGGAGAAAAAGCTGATAAAATGGTGTACCTGGCAAAGGCGTATTAA
- a CDS encoding YbaK/EbsC family protein: MKLGSFYTKTYKSMPYDIQFQSSHLLYRSGLVKLSDDGSMCYSPMGALYAKKLEHSIRERLRGFMEFGLAGGEKECLAMYHQELKSYKQLPLKLFHATTFENDDYKLKEGLFNPRLFTNFVFTAFAGEQAAAEIGKELADALQGLFGEVGLELQLLDSDGMTSLVWKSELPLKQFLKCNSCGFGGDARHIKSGAHKAKESEELLGSELVHTPSVGSIAQLEEFFGASATGFIKTLIFEAGEKTVAVLLRGDRNISIGLLAKHLGIDPMEIKMASEDKVMEATGASVGFAGPIGLRADMLLCDEEVIHLKNAVCGANRTDYHIKNVTFGRDFKPDAVGAFKEARPGDLCLYDDGTLEALNGIEIASIEIKELGSAYLDENSKEKRLWSVSARVCMERLISAIAEENMDESGGMVWPVACAPFEYYVIAGNVKKPEELQLAEAAYNRILERGRSAVLDDRSERIGSKFIDCELLGVRGVVVAGKLASQGMVEVRDRKSGSTCEASIEELADNLY, from the coding sequence ATGAAGCTGGGTAGCTTTTACACAAAGACATACAAGAGCATGCCTTACGACATTCAGTTTCAGTCGTCGCACCTGCTATACAGAAGCGGACTTGTAAAGCTATCGGATGATGGGAGCATGTGCTATTCTCCTATGGGCGCATTATATGCAAAAAAACTTGAGCATTCAATACGGGAGCGGCTGCGCGGCTTCATGGAGTTTGGACTGGCAGGAGGAGAAAAGGAATGTCTTGCCATGTACCACCAGGAGCTAAAATCGTACAAGCAGCTGCCGCTTAAGCTGTTTCATGCAACTACTTTTGAAAATGATGACTACAAGCTCAAGGAAGGCCTGTTCAACCCAAGGCTGTTTACGAATTTTGTATTCACTGCATTTGCAGGCGAGCAGGCGGCAGCAGAGATAGGCAAGGAACTTGCCGATGCTCTGCAGGGGCTGTTTGGCGAAGTGGGGCTTGAGCTGCAGCTGCTGGATTCAGATGGAATGACAAGCCTTGTATGGAAATCGGAGTTGCCGCTTAAGCAGTTTTTAAAGTGCAATAGTTGCGGCTTTGGCGGCGATGCCCGGCATATTAAATCCGGGGCGCACAAGGCTAAGGAGAGCGAAGAACTGCTGGGATCCGAGCTTGTACACACGCCTTCGGTTGGAAGTATTGCGCAGCTTGAGGAGTTCTTCGGGGCCTCGGCAACAGGCTTTATAAAGACGCTTATATTTGAGGCCGGAGAAAAGACGGTAGCCGTGCTTCTTAGGGGCGACAGGAACATAAGCATAGGGCTGCTTGCCAAGCATCTGGGAATAGATCCGATGGAAATCAAAATGGCAAGCGAAGACAAGGTGATGGAGGCTACGGGAGCCAGCGTGGGATTTGCCGGGCCTATAGGGCTAAGGGCTGACATGTTGCTTTGCGATGAAGAGGTCATCCATCTTAAAAATGCCGTGTGCGGAGCCAACAGGACCGACTATCACATAAAGAATGTCACATTCGGCAGGGATTTCAAGCCGGATGCCGTGGGCGCATTTAAAGAGGCGAGGCCGGGCGATCTATGCCTTTATGACGATGGAACACTCGAAGCTTTAAACGGCATCGAGATAGCAAGCATAGAAATAAAGGAGCTTGGGAGCGCATATCTTGATGAGAATTCGAAGGAGAAAAGGCTCTGGAGCGTAAGCGCCAGGGTATGCATGGAAAGGCTGATCTCGGCCATAGCCGAAGAGAATATGGACGAGTCTGGGGGAATGGTATGGCCGGTGGCATGCGCGCCGTTTGAATACTATGTAATAGCGGGCAATGTCAAAAAGCCTGAGGAGCTCCAGCTTGCAGAGGCCGCGTACAATCGCATTCTAGAAAGAGGCAGGAGCGCAGTGCTTGACGACCGAAGCGAGCGCATAGGCTCCAAGTTCATAGACTGCGAGCTGTTGGGAGTAAGAGGCGTAGTCGTTGCAGGAAAGCTTGCAAGCCAGGGCATGGTCGAGGTCAGGGACAGGAAGAGCGGCTCTACATGTGAAGCATCGATAGAGGAGCTTGCGGATAATCTATATTAG
- the gltX gene encoding glutamate--tRNA ligase, whose product MSVRVRFAPSPTGFVHIGSLRTALYNYLFAKKHGGEYILRVEDTDRTRYVEGAIEGMLSAMKWAGIEHDEGVCLDENGKLSQKGEYGPYMQSQRLDIYKKYVDELLDKGHAYYCFCSKDRLDTLREIQRAEGKIPRYDGYCRGLSREEAEKRIAAGEDYVIRLKFPANHEIVFDDMVRGKVSMNTADLDDQVLIKSDGFPTYHFAVVVDDHLMKITHVIRGEEWIASTPKHVYMYEVFGWEAPTFVHLPNILNSEKKKLSKRQGDVAVEDFENKGYLPQGLVNYIALVGWSPEDNREIFSMQELIDSFSVERVSRSGGVFDTNKLNWINQHYMKEADDEYLADLAVSFIEDSGVLKGEELDRYKLVKMMAIVKEGLQYMAQLPEKISIFFGDDVKPEGEEVLEFLKLEHMPTLLGALEEKIKAADEVSSDFVSAMFKQIQKEYGIKGKNLFMGTRVVLTGQMHGPEIPHVVEILGKERVLKRIGYVKQNLI is encoded by the coding sequence ATGAGTGTTAGAGTTAGATTTGCGCCAAGTCCCACGGGATTTGTACACATAGGAAGCCTCAGAACGGCCCTTTACAACTACCTGTTCGCAAAAAAGCACGGCGGAGAGTATATACTGAGGGTTGAGGATACAGACAGGACTAGGTATGTCGAGGGAGCCATAGAAGGCATGCTAAGCGCCATGAAATGGGCCGGCATAGAGCATGACGAAGGAGTTTGCCTTGACGAGAACGGGAAATTATCTCAAAAGGGTGAATACGGACCTTATATGCAGTCGCAGAGGCTGGACATATACAAAAAATACGTGGATGAGCTTCTTGACAAAGGGCATGCATACTACTGCTTCTGCTCCAAGGATAGACTTGACACGTTAAGAGAGATACAAAGGGCTGAAGGCAAGATTCCAAGATATGACGGATATTGCAGAGGACTCTCCCGGGAGGAGGCTGAAAAGAGGATAGCCGCAGGCGAGGACTATGTCATAAGGCTAAAATTCCCTGCCAACCATGAAATAGTGTTCGATGACATGGTAAGGGGCAAAGTGAGCATGAATACTGCAGACCTCGACGACCAGGTGCTTATAAAAAGCGACGGCTTCCCTACATACCACTTTGCTGTGGTTGTAGATGACCATCTCATGAAGATAACGCACGTAATAAGAGGGGAAGAGTGGATAGCGTCAACACCTAAGCACGTATACATGTATGAGGTGTTTGGATGGGAGGCGCCTACTTTCGTGCACCTTCCAAACATTCTAAACTCAGAAAAGAAAAAGCTCAGCAAGAGACAGGGCGATGTTGCGGTAGAAGACTTTGAAAACAAAGGCTACCTGCCTCAAGGTCTTGTAAACTATATTGCGCTTGTTGGATGGTCGCCTGAAGACAACAGGGAGATTTTCTCAATGCAGGAGCTCATAGATTCATTCTCGGTTGAAAGGGTTTCGCGAAGCGGCGGAGTGTTCGACACAAACAAGCTCAACTGGATAAACCAGCACTACATGAAGGAAGCAGATGACGAATATCTGGCTGACTTGGCAGTGTCTTTCATTGAGGATTCAGGCGTGCTCAAGGGAGAAGAGCTTGACAGGTACAAGCTCGTGAAGATGATGGCGATTGTGAAGGAAGGACTTCAATATATGGCACAACTTCCTGAAAAAATTTCAATATTCTTTGGAGATGACGTAAAGCCTGAAGGAGAAGAGGTTCTGGAGTTCTTAAAGCTAGAACACATGCCGACGCTACTCGGAGCGCTTGAAGAAAAGATTAAAGCGGCCGATGAAGTTAGCAGCGATTTTGTAAGCGCCATGTTCAAGCAGATTCAAAAGGAATACGGCATAAAGGGCAAGAATCTTTTCATGGGCACAAGAGTCGTGCTTACCGGACAGATGCATGGACCGGAGATTCCTCACGTTGTAGAGATACTTGGCAAGGAGAGGGTTTTGAAAAGAATAGGGTACGTAAAGCAAAATCTTATATAA
- the cysS gene encoding cysteine--tRNA ligase, whose translation MKLYNTLTRQKEEFIPLEEGKVKMYSCGPTVYNFFHIGNARPFIMFDVLRRYLEYLGYDVKFVQNFTDVDDKIIQRANEEGISPFEVGQKYIDEYFIDADGLGIKRADVYPRVTETIDDIIEFVKGLIEKGYAYEVNGDVYYDSHKFGDYGKLSGQNLDELEIGARIDINENKRHPADFVLWKAKKEGEPGWMSPWGEGRPGWHIECSVMSKKHLGETIDIHSGGQDLIFPHHENEIAQSEAFSGKPFAKYWVHNGYININNEKMSKSKGNFFTVRDISNQIDLEIVRFFMLSAHYRSPINYSEELLMQAKAGLERLYNTKEKLQFMIQNATLDASPADSELIAELEGFKERFKQNMDDDLNTADAISVIFELSRFINTKLDEAVSREFMEKSMELFKELTGVLNIVCKDSQDELLDEEIESLIQERLDARKNKDFKRSDEIRDLLKEKGIVLEDTRQGTKWKRA comes from the coding sequence ATGAAGCTTTACAACACGCTTACTAGGCAAAAGGAGGAATTTATCCCCCTGGAAGAAGGAAAGGTCAAGATGTACTCGTGCGGGCCGACTGTATACAACTTTTTTCATATAGGCAATGCAAGGCCGTTTATAATGTTCGATGTGCTTAGAAGATACCTGGAGTACCTGGGGTATGATGTTAAGTTCGTTCAGAATTTCACTGACGTGGACGACAAGATAATTCAAAGAGCCAACGAGGAGGGCATTTCTCCATTCGAAGTAGGTCAAAAATATATAGACGAATATTTCATAGATGCTGATGGGCTTGGAATAAAAAGAGCCGATGTGTATCCGCGAGTTACAGAGACTATTGATGATATAATTGAATTTGTAAAAGGGCTGATAGAAAAAGGCTATGCCTACGAGGTGAACGGAGACGTATACTATGATTCCCATAAGTTTGGCGATTACGGCAAGCTTTCTGGGCAGAACCTAGATGAACTCGAGATTGGAGCCAGAATCGACATAAATGAAAATAAAAGGCACCCTGCGGATTTCGTGCTCTGGAAGGCTAAGAAAGAGGGCGAGCCGGGGTGGATGAGCCCATGGGGAGAGGGCAGACCAGGCTGGCACATAGAGTGCTCGGTAATGTCTAAAAAGCACCTCGGAGAGACTATAGACATACACTCGGGCGGACAGGACCTTATATTCCCTCATCACGAGAATGAGATAGCGCAGAGCGAGGCTTTCAGCGGAAAGCCGTTTGCGAAATACTGGGTGCACAATGGATATATAAACATAAACAACGAGAAGATGTCAAAGTCAAAGGGCAACTTCTTTACGGTGAGGGACATATCAAATCAAATAGACCTGGAAATAGTAAGATTTTTCATGCTTTCTGCTCATTACAGGAGTCCTATAAACTACAGCGAAGAGCTGCTCATGCAGGCAAAGGCTGGACTTGAGAGGCTCTACAACACAAAAGAGAAGCTTCAATTCATGATTCAAAACGCTACTCTCGATGCTTCTCCTGCCGACAGCGAGCTCATAGCAGAGCTTGAAGGCTTCAAGGAGAGATTTAAGCAGAACATGGATGACGACCTAAATACGGCAGATGCTATAAGCGTCATATTCGAGCTTTCAAGATTCATTAATACAAAGCTTGACGAGGCTGTAAGTCGTGAATTTATGGAGAAATCAATGGAGCTTTTCAAGGAGCTCACAGGAGTGCTCAACATAGTATGCAAGGATAGTCAGGATGAACTGCTTGACGAAGAAATCGAGTCGCTCATACAAGAAAGGCTTGACGCCAGGAAAAACAAGGATTTCAAAAGATCAGACGAAATAAGGGATTTGCTCAAGGAAAAGGGCATAGTGCTTGAAGATACAAGGCAGGGTACAAAATGGAAAAGAGCCTAG